In Alloyangia pacifica, the following proteins share a genomic window:
- the coaBC gene encoding bifunctional phosphopantothenoylcysteine decarboxylase/phosphopantothenate--cysteine ligase CoaBC yields the protein MLSGKRILLIIGGGIAAYKSLELIRRLRERGAAVTPVMTRAAEEFVTPLSVSALAGEEVHRDLFDLTKEAEMGHIQLSRVADLVVVSPATADLMAKMAQGLAGDLAATLLLATDTPVLIAPAMNVRMWQHPATQRNFATLQGDGVRVVGPNDGDMACGEFGPGRLAEPMEILAAIEVALAEGPLKGRWVLVTSGPTHEPIDPVRYIANRSSGAQGTAIAEALRDLGAKVVFVTGPAEAPRPTGVEVIEVETAREMRAAVLAALPVEAAVFAAAVADWRMAAENGSKIKKQAGKLPVLEFAENPDILAEVSRMAEGRPGLVVGFAAETDDVLANATAKRARKGCDWIVANDVSPATGIMGGSENAVVLISEGGSEEWPRMGKRAVAARLAERIAAALGS from the coding sequence ATGCTTTCCGGCAAGCGGATACTTCTGATCATCGGCGGCGGCATCGCGGCCTACAAGTCGCTGGAGCTGATCCGGCGCCTGCGCGAACGCGGCGCCGCAGTGACGCCGGTGATGACCCGCGCGGCCGAGGAGTTCGTCACCCCGCTCTCGGTCTCGGCGCTGGCGGGCGAGGAGGTCCACCGCGATCTTTTCGACCTGACGAAAGAGGCCGAGATGGGCCACATCCAGCTCAGCCGCGTCGCCGATCTGGTGGTGGTCTCCCCGGCGACGGCGGACCTTATGGCGAAGATGGCGCAGGGACTGGCGGGAGATCTGGCCGCGACGCTGCTTCTGGCCACTGACACGCCGGTGCTGATCGCCCCCGCGATGAACGTGCGCATGTGGCAGCACCCGGCCACGCAGCGGAACTTTGCGACCTTGCAAGGCGACGGTGTGCGCGTGGTCGGCCCGAACGACGGCGACATGGCCTGCGGCGAGTTCGGCCCGGGGCGACTGGCCGAACCGATGGAAATCCTCGCGGCGATAGAGGTGGCGCTGGCGGAGGGGCCCTTGAAAGGGCGGTGGGTGCTGGTCACCTCGGGCCCGACGCATGAGCCGATCGACCCGGTGCGCTACATCGCCAACCGCTCCTCGGGCGCTCAGGGCACGGCGATCGCCGAGGCGCTGCGCGATCTCGGGGCGAAGGTGGTCTTTGTCACCGGCCCCGCCGAGGCGCCGCGCCCCACCGGGGTCGAGGTGATCGAGGTCGAGACCGCCCGCGAGATGCGCGCCGCGGTGCTTGCTGCCCTGCCTGTGGAGGCGGCGGTCTTCGCCGCGGCGGTGGCCGACTGGCGGATGGCCGCGGAGAATGGCTCGAAAATCAAGAAACAGGCCGGCAAGTTGCCGGTTCTGGAATTTGCCGAGAATCCCGACATCCTCGCCGAGGTCTCGCGGATGGCCGAGGGGCGGCCCGGCCTCGTCGTGGGCTTTGCCGCCGAGACCGACGACGTGCTCGCCAATGCGACCGCCAAGCGGGCGCGCAAGGGCTGCGACTGGATCGTCGCCAACGATGTGTCCCCGGCGACCGGCATCATGGGCGGCAGCGAGAACGCGGTGGTGCTGATCTCGGAGGGCGGCTCTGAAGAGTGGCCTCGCATGGGCAAACGGGCGGTCGCCGCGCGGCTTGCAGAGCGGATCGCCGCGGCACTTGGCAGCTGA
- a CDS encoding ChaN family lipoprotein: MMRALALTLISLAAPSLAQQNPVSPQDGTSALMGADVVFLGEIHDNPAHHARQAELVAQIKPVALVFEMLSPEQAARATPDLVSDESALEATLGWNDSGWPDFSMYYPIFAAAPEAKVLGAELPRDEARALGEGDLGKVFGPSAGFYGLHEPLDREEDAARQQLQMSAHCNALPLEMLPTMVGIQRLRDARLAETALEAYAELGGPVVVITGNGHARKDWGAPALLARAAGEVSVAALGQGETGQGAPEGSFDLVEHSAPAERDDPCEDFQMPQSN, encoded by the coding sequence ATGATGCGAGCCCTTGCACTGACCCTGATCTCTCTGGCTGCGCCCTCTCTCGCGCAGCAAAATCCTGTCTCTCCGCAGGATGGCACATCCGCCCTCATGGGGGCGGATGTGGTGTTTCTTGGCGAGATACATGACAACCCCGCCCACCATGCGCGGCAGGCCGAGTTGGTGGCGCAGATAAAGCCCGTGGCCCTGGTCTTCGAAATGCTCTCGCCCGAGCAGGCGGCGCGGGCGACGCCCGATCTGGTCAGCGACGAGTCGGCGCTCGAGGCGACGCTCGGCTGGAACGACAGTGGTTGGCCGGATTTCTCGATGTACTACCCGATCTTCGCGGCGGCGCCCGAGGCCAAGGTCTTGGGCGCCGAACTGCCGCGAGACGAGGCGCGGGCGCTCGGAGAGGGCGATCTGGGCAAGGTCTTCGGCCCCAGCGCCGGCTTTTACGGGCTCCACGAGCCGCTGGATCGCGAAGAGGACGCCGCGCGTCAGCAGCTGCAGATGTCGGCGCATTGCAATGCTCTGCCGCTTGAGATGCTGCCGACCATGGTGGGCATCCAGCGCCTGCGCGACGCGCGACTCGCCGAGACCGCGCTCGAAGCCTATGCAGAGCTGGGCGGGCCGGTGGTGGTGATTACCGGCAACGGCCACGCGCGCAAGGACTGGGGTGCCCCGGCGCTTCTCGCACGGGCGGCGGGCGAGGTCTCGGTGGCCGCGCTCGGGCAGGGCGAGACCGGGCAGGGGGCGCCCGAGGGCAGCTTCGATCTGGTCGAGCACAGCGCTCCTGCCGAACGCGACGATCCCTGCGAAGACTTCCAGATGCCCCAGAGCAACTGA
- a CDS encoding RNA polymerase factor sigma-32 gives MALDSTFNDQTLSRRAMKAELLDAETELRLAYAWRDQRDEQALHRLITAYMRLAISMAAKFKRYGAPMNDLVQEAGLGLMKAADKFDPDRGVRFSTYAVWWIKASIQDYVMRNWSMVRTGSTSSQKSLFFNMRRVQARLEREASSRGEVLNRNTLREMIATEIGVPLHDVEMMEGRLSGSDYSLNATQSADEDGREWIDTLEDEGEQSSMLVEGKLDNAQLREWLVNAMTSLNDRERFIVRERKLRDETRTLESLGQELGLSKERVRQLEAAAFAKMRKSLEAQSTEVQHFLA, from the coding sequence ATGGCTTTGGATTCAACTTTCAATGATCAGACCCTCTCGCGCCGGGCGATGAAGGCGGAGCTGCTCGATGCGGAAACCGAGTTGCGTTTGGCCTATGCCTGGCGTGACCAGCGCGACGAGCAGGCCCTGCACCGGCTCATCACGGCTTACATGCGGCTGGCAATTTCCATGGCCGCCAAGTTCAAGCGCTACGGGGCGCCGATGAACGATCTCGTTCAGGAAGCGGGTCTTGGCCTGATGAAGGCGGCGGACAAGTTCGACCCCGACAGGGGCGTGCGGTTTTCCACCTACGCGGTGTGGTGGATCAAGGCCTCGATCCAGGATTACGTGATGCGCAACTGGTCGATGGTGCGCACCGGCTCTACCTCTTCCCAGAAATCGCTGTTCTTCAACATGCGCCGCGTGCAGGCCCGGCTCGAGCGCGAGGCCTCGTCCCGTGGCGAGGTGCTGAACCGCAACACGCTCCGCGAGATGATTGCTACCGAGATCGGTGTTCCCCTGCATGACGTAGAGATGATGGAAGGCCGGCTCTCGGGATCGGACTACTCGCTCAATGCCACGCAGAGCGCCGACGAGGACGGTCGCGAGTGGATTGACACGCTGGAGGACGAGGGCGAACAGAGCTCGATGCTCGTGGAAGGCAAGCTCGACAATGCCCAGCTGCGCGAATGGCTGGTCAACGCGATGACCTCGCTTAATGATCGCGAAAGGTTCATCGTCCGCGAGCGCAAGCTGCGCGACGAGACCCGGACGCTGGAAAGCCTCGGTCAGGAGCTGGGTTTGTCCAAGGAGCGCGTGCGTCAGCTCGAGGCGGCGGCCTTTGCCAAGATGCGCAAGTCGCTTGAAGCGCAGTCCACCGAGGTGCAACACTTCCTCGCATGA